One stretch of Amycolatopsis sp. NBC_00345 DNA includes these proteins:
- a CDS encoding aldo/keto reductase → MSAPYVRLGRSGLRVSRLGLGTVNFGGRVEEPEARLLLDHALASGINLVDTADMYGWRVHRGYTEELLGRWLPGKRDQVVLATKVGNRTGDGPNDEGLSAHHIVAGCEASLRRLRTDRIDLFQMHHVDRTVGWEEIWEAMELLVRQGKVRYVGSSNFAGWDLAMAQEAANRGSRLGIVSEQCLYNLLTRHAELEVLPAAEAYRMGVLVWSPLHGGLLGGVLRKLADGTAVKSAQGRAALALETHREVVGEYERLCADIGRDPAEVGLAWVLGRAPVTAAVIGPRTPAQLDGAIRAAERPLSDEDVDRLEKLFPPIGRGGSAPDAWAV, encoded by the coding sequence ATGTCCGCACCGTACGTTCGTCTCGGGCGGTCCGGCCTGCGCGTGAGCCGTCTCGGGCTGGGCACCGTGAACTTCGGCGGCCGGGTCGAGGAGCCCGAGGCGCGGCTGCTGCTGGACCACGCGCTCGCCAGCGGGATCAACCTCGTCGACACCGCCGACATGTACGGGTGGCGCGTGCACCGCGGCTACACCGAGGAACTGCTCGGCCGCTGGCTGCCCGGCAAACGGGACCAGGTCGTGCTGGCGACGAAGGTCGGCAACCGGACCGGCGACGGGCCGAACGACGAGGGCCTGTCCGCCCACCACATCGTCGCCGGCTGCGAGGCGTCCCTGCGGCGCCTGCGAACCGACCGGATCGACCTGTTCCAGATGCACCACGTCGACCGCACGGTCGGGTGGGAGGAGATCTGGGAGGCGATGGAACTGCTGGTACGGCAGGGAAAGGTCCGTTACGTCGGCTCGTCCAACTTCGCCGGCTGGGACCTCGCCATGGCCCAGGAGGCCGCGAACCGCGGGTCCCGGCTGGGCATCGTGTCCGAACAGTGCCTCTACAACCTGCTGACCCGCCACGCCGAGCTGGAGGTGCTGCCGGCGGCCGAGGCGTACCGGATGGGGGTGCTCGTCTGGTCGCCCCTGCACGGCGGCCTGCTGGGTGGCGTGCTGCGCAAGCTCGCGGACGGGACCGCGGTCAAGTCGGCCCAGGGACGGGCCGCGCTCGCGCTGGAAACCCATCGTGAGGTGGTCGGCGAGTACGAACGGCTCTGCGCGGACATCGGGCGTGACCCGGCCGAGGTCGGCCTGGCCTGGGTGCTGGGCCGCGCGCCCGTCACCGCGGCGGTCATCGGGCCGCGGACACCCGCGCAGCTGGACGGGGCGATCAGGGCGGCGGAGCGGCCACTGTCCGATGAGGACGTTGACCGGCTGGAGAAGCTGTTCCCGCCGATCGGGCGAGGTGGGTCCGCGCCGGACGCCTGGGCGGTGTGA